From the Lactuca sativa cultivar Salinas chromosome 9, Lsat_Salinas_v11, whole genome shotgun sequence genome, the window GCATCTCTGATTATCATATAAATTCTGTTAGTCGACTTAGTTTtccattttcattatatattgtTAGTCAAACTCGCAACATTATGCTAATAAGAAATCGCATACACTGATACACATAATCAGAAATTGCTTTGTATGATGTCAGTCAAAGTTAGACGTGCTTTTGTATGTtagtttaaatgaaaatttatctGATATTCTCTATTACTCAAAGTCAAGAATGTATCATTTGTATGTTGTTAGTCAAAATCGAAATttgcattttatgatttttttatgttAGTTGAAATCAAATTCATGCTTTGTGTCTtgttatgatttttgtttttgatttctAGTAAAGGTAATTATGTTCTTAATCAATATCGAAGTTCTTTGACACGTAATCGTTGAGGCTCCAACTTAGAACAAGAGATTGGCTCTTTGAAATTAAAGGTATTTGTGTTCTTTTACTTGCTGAAAATTTGAATTTAGGGTATTAAGTTTTTATTAATTAAGATTATATTATGTTTGTTGTTTTGTAGGTGATGAAGAATTATGTTTAGGACTTAATGAAGATATTATGAAATTCGATAGCAAGGATACACATAAATAGATGAATGTAttctttttcttattttgttTCATAAGTTTGAAGACATTTGTTACCATTTTATATTATTTTGTCGTGTTTATTGTTTTTTAAGCATTGATTAAGTAAAATAACAGATAATTTATGCAAACCAATCACATAAAACCACTTGGATTTTTACAATCTATATTTCCAATTTCACATTTCAAACTTCATAGGCAGCGGATCATACCACCATGTTTGCTATTATTCACATTTCATATTACAATTAACCAATATTTTTTGTCAAAATTTATAAATcacaacaaaaaaaatgaaataatttcacAACCCTTTAGCCAATCATATCTTTCGCAAATGACAACCCCACTGGATATGTCCTGTGAAATCTTGACTTTGAATTATTTTCATTATCTTTCTTCAccttttttgtgtttgttttattCAAAATTGCATTCTTTTTTGGATCCAAATCATTTGATTCTGTAAGAAACTGAAGTCCCTGAAAGATTAAACTTAAAAAAAtgttaaacacaagaaatagcaaCTTAACTTTATAAATAATCAATTTACAATATATGAACTCAACAAACCTTTAAAGAAGTGTCCTCAAATGTGATTTTTGATTGTTCTCCAAGCTTAGCTTCAATATCCTATTCAAAGTTCATTGATTTTGtgtattataaaaataaaataaaaaaaaatatgaaaataaaaataatatatcaaAGTATGTTGCCATATCTGACCTGAAAAAGCTTAGCATTTATCCCATCTTTGATTCCTCCAGCCACTTGACATAAATAGTATAACCCTGAATTTGTCACATCCTTTATGCAAAAAcacattattttaattaaaacagattaaaaaataaaaaaaataaaaaaagaaaatagaaatTCCTACCTGCTTTCCTTCAATAAGGTCTATTTTTCCTTCctgtgataataatcatcattaattagtaattaactaattacattaataattaataaacaagaACAAAGAAGTGAAGTTTCAcatttattaataatattaaaaaaaaaaaaaggaaacttACAAGTCCAGCCACCATTTGATGGATCATATCAATGTCATAACCTATTTGATTAAGATTCGACCTTACATCATTTACCTGTGTAAAATTATAAACATTTTTAAGTATAAAATTATGATAAAAagttaattttatataaattataaagtaGGAGACTTACATCATTTGAAATAAGTGTACTTATTTCCTTCTGTTCATCTAATTTCCAGTCCAAGTTTTCAAGTCTCTTTGATAAATGTCTCTTTGTAGACTGCATATTAATTCCAATCACAAATATAACAAGCAAAACTTTTATAAAGAGAATATTATaaaatttatggatttgatgtttTACTTACAGCTAATGCATCAGATACATTCTCTAACTGTTTTGAAACTGTGGACACAGCATTTGCCATATTGTTCTTGGTTACAAACATAACATCAGACAAAGACAAACcctgaaaattttaaaaagttaataaaGTAATAAAGTAATAAACACATCAAATCAAGTAATTTTGTGGATTCAAGAAGATTTGGAAGTCTTACTTTCCACCACATATAACAATACCCCATTGCTCCAAGGGCTGCAGCTGGCATCAAATAAGATGAGTAACCCCCTGTATATTCATGAAAAAGATGTTGATCATATGAACAACTAAGAATAAAAATGGAGTTCTAGACAAAAAGGTCATACCACTAGAAGTAGAATTTCCATTAAAGATTGTAACAGGACGTGAGAGGGACAACTCGCGAATCTCTTGTGCCAATTGTCGAATCTGAAGTGAAGCCAAAAATGAGATGAGAAAACTATATAAAAAGTAATTTGTTAAAGATAACAAATGTATTCTCAAATCTCAAATTCTCAATTCTACTAGTTTTCAAATACCTGAGCTGCAAGAGCTGCACTATCATACTTTCCAGGTGTGATTTCAACTTCATTAACACCTTTCATCAACTCCTGAAGCTCTGATATTACATCAGAAAGCTTTCCACTTCTCA encodes:
- the LOC111904970 gene encoding uncharacterized protein LOC111904970, giving the protein MAMQTGVSTSKVLILVGAGLTSSVILRSGKLSDVISELQELMKGVNEVEITPGKYDSAALAAQIRQLAQEIRELSLSRPVTIFNGNSTSSGGYSSYLMPAAALGAMGYCYMWWKGLSLSDVMFVTKNNMANAVSTVSKQLENVSDALASTKRHLSKRLENLDWKLDEQKEISTLISNDVNDVRSNLNQIGYDIDMIHQMVAGLEGKIDLIEGKQDVTNSGLYYLCQVAGGIKDGINAKLFQDIEAKLGEQSKITFEDTSLKGLQFLTESNDLDPKKNAILNKTNTKKVKKDNENNSKSRFHRTYPVGLSFAKDMIG